A genomic window from Agrobacterium tumefaciens includes:
- a CDS encoding DNA-3-methyladenine glycosylase 2 family protein, which produces MTDMKIITGMDDISEGLEHLAQLDPALGLVIEKAGPLELRIHEPGFSGLAHIVVSQMVSRASANAIWARILAGTGGVVTAENYLGVPEESRATFGLSRAKATTLEGLARAVTEGQIDLDGVVRKEGRAALSELVALRGIGPWTAEVYLMFCGGHPDIFPVGDVALRSAVAHALALEVRPEAKWLAERAALWSPWRSVAARLFWGYYANIMRRAMVPLP; this is translated from the coding sequence ATGACGGACATGAAAATCATTACCGGGATGGATGACATCAGCGAAGGGCTGGAGCATCTCGCCCAACTCGATCCGGCTCTCGGCCTCGTCATCGAAAAAGCCGGTCCGCTGGAACTGCGCATTCATGAGCCCGGCTTTTCCGGCCTTGCCCATATCGTCGTTTCGCAGATGGTGTCGCGCGCCAGCGCCAATGCCATATGGGCGCGTATCCTTGCCGGCACCGGCGGCGTGGTCACGGCGGAAAATTATCTCGGCGTCCCGGAGGAATCGCGTGCCACTTTCGGTCTTTCGCGCGCCAAGGCGACGACGCTGGAAGGGCTGGCGCGCGCCGTCACGGAAGGGCAGATCGATCTTGACGGCGTGGTGCGCAAGGAGGGGCGCGCGGCCCTTTCCGAGCTGGTTGCGCTTCGCGGTATCGGCCCGTGGACGGCGGAGGTCTATCTGATGTTCTGCGGCGGGCATCCGGATATTTTTCCCGTCGGCGATGTGGCGCTGAGATCGGCGGTGGCTCATGCGCTTGCCCTGGAGGTCAGGCCGGAAGCGAAATGGCTGGCGGAACGCGCGGCGCTCTGGTCGCCATGGCGCTCCGTGGCCGCCCGGCTTTTCTGGGGCTATTATGCCAATATCATGCGGCGCGCCATGGTGCCGCTGCCCTGA
- a CDS encoding tRNA glutamyl-Q(34) synthetase GluQRS, translated as MAEETMPSPLRQKPVYRFAPSPNGLLHLGHALSAFLNHDMARDNDGRFLLRIEDIDQTRCTPELEQAIYDDLGWLGLDWEKPVRRQSEHFDEYRMALDRLIEAGLVYPAFLSRGETKAIVRIFEAEGGLWPRDPDGAPLYPAIDRKRPKAERDALLASGRPHAWRLDMEKAIRAAGIPLFWEESGDGKSGQIEALPALWGDVVLSRSDAPSSYHLSVVVDDALQGITHVVRGMDLYHATAIHRLLQHLLDLPQPAYHHHRLILGADGRKLSKSEGSTGLSALRSEGEAPSDIRRLVGLL; from the coding sequence ATGGCAGAAGAAACCATGCCTTCGCCTCTCCGTCAAAAACCGGTTTACCGTTTTGCGCCAAGCCCCAATGGCCTGCTGCATCTCGGCCACGCGCTTTCCGCCTTCCTGAACCACGATATGGCGCGAGACAATGACGGCCGCTTTCTGCTGCGTATCGAGGATATCGACCAGACGCGCTGCACACCGGAGCTGGAACAGGCGATCTATGACGATCTTGGCTGGCTGGGTCTCGACTGGGAGAAACCGGTGCGGCGGCAATCGGAGCATTTCGATGAATACCGCATGGCGTTGGACAGGCTGATCGAGGCAGGGCTCGTTTACCCTGCCTTTTTGAGCCGTGGAGAAACCAAGGCAATCGTTCGTATTTTCGAGGCGGAGGGAGGGCTCTGGCCGCGCGATCCCGATGGCGCGCCGCTTTACCCGGCCATCGACCGGAAGAGGCCAAAGGCGGAGCGGGATGCGCTGCTCGCCTCCGGCCGCCCGCACGCCTGGCGGCTCGACATGGAAAAAGCAATCCGCGCCGCCGGCATCCCTCTGTTCTGGGAAGAGAGTGGCGATGGTAAGTCGGGGCAGATCGAAGCCCTGCCCGCGCTTTGGGGCGATGTGGTACTGTCGCGTTCCGACGCGCCTTCGAGCTATCATCTTTCCGTTGTGGTGGATGATGCGCTGCAGGGCATAACCCACGTGGTACGCGGTATGGATCTCTACCACGCCACCGCCATTCACCGGCTGCTGCAGCACCTGCTGGACCTGCCGCAACCGGCTTACCACCATCACCGGCTGATCTTGGGCGCGGACGGACGCAAGCTCTCGAAAAGCGAAGGCAGCACCGGGCTTTCCGCGCTTCGTTCGGAAGGTGAAGCGCCCTCAGATATCCGCCGGCTTGTCGGGCTCCTCTAG
- a CDS encoding YihY/virulence factor BrkB family protein, translating to MVAAVRLAGKVAFDAYSHFAEDDGWAMASHMALSILLALFPFLIFGTALAGFLGADQFSETAVHLIFDTWPEAIAGPLAAQVQQVLTIPRGGLLTISVLAAAYFASNGVEALRISLNRAYRVTETRWWYVTRLLSLLYVLIAVVVFTGISIVLVAVPVAMSFAEEKFPWLTDVLNTVSSLGLYGTIVVLTAGLVAAHLWLPAGKRRIWDVWPGILLTMIFWVIGAAIFAYYLSTFANYAATYAGLASVMVVLVFLYMVGVIFMLGAEMNAALMKYKVRQIIRRNIGGNSARREQVLEEPDKPADI from the coding sequence ATGGTTGCCGCAGTGCGCCTGGCAGGCAAGGTTGCCTTCGATGCCTATTCCCATTTCGCCGAGGATGACGGCTGGGCGATGGCGAGCCATATGGCGCTGTCCATTTTGCTGGCCCTGTTTCCGTTCCTGATCTTCGGCACGGCTCTCGCCGGTTTTCTGGGAGCGGATCAGTTTTCCGAAACGGCGGTGCATCTGATTTTCGACACCTGGCCGGAAGCGATTGCCGGGCCGCTCGCGGCGCAGGTGCAGCAGGTGCTGACCATTCCGCGCGGCGGGCTGCTGACGATTTCGGTGCTGGCGGCCGCCTATTTTGCGTCCAATGGTGTGGAAGCGCTGCGTATTTCGCTGAACCGCGCCTATCGAGTCACGGAAACGCGCTGGTGGTATGTCACCCGTCTGCTCAGCCTGCTTTACGTGCTGATCGCCGTTGTGGTCTTCACCGGCATCAGTATCGTGCTTGTCGCGGTGCCGGTCGCCATGTCCTTTGCGGAGGAGAAGTTTCCCTGGCTGACGGATGTTCTGAACACCGTCTCCAGCCTCGGTCTTTACGGCACCATCGTGGTTCTGACGGCGGGGTTGGTGGCGGCGCATCTGTGGCTTCCGGCCGGCAAGCGCCGCATCTGGGATGTCTGGCCCGGTATTCTGCTGACGATGATCTTCTGGGTCATCGGTGCGGCCATATTCGCCTATTACCTCTCCACCTTCGCCAATTATGCCGCGACCTATGCCGGTCTCGCCTCGGTGATGGTGGTACTGGTGTTTCTTTATATGGTCGGCGTCATCTTCATGCTGGGGGCTGAGATGAATGCCGCCCTGATGAAATACAAGGTCCGGCAGATCATCCGCCGCAATATCGGCGGCAACAGCGCGCGTCGCGAGCAGGTTCTAGAGGAGCCCGACAAGCCGGCGGATATCTGA
- a CDS encoding SDR family oxidoreductase, with translation MSEKPVIIITGCSSGIGAHCAGALHRDGWRVFATVRRIVDMAALENQGIETLIMDYTKPETIAALVETVATRTGGRIDALFNNGAYGQPGAVEDLPVEALRAQFETNVFGWHDLTRQVIPFMRARGAGRIVHCSSILGLVPYRYRGAYTASKFAIEGLGVTLRMELQGSGIHVSLIEPGPITSKFTATALAHIKGNIDLENSAHAAEYKRQLARMDGSGPVSRHKLGPDAVYAVLKHALTAPRPKPHYPVTVPAKQGLLLKRLLPAGLFYRLLRRFD, from the coding sequence ATGTCTGAAAAGCCCGTCATCATCATCACAGGCTGCTCCTCGGGCATCGGCGCCCATTGCGCCGGCGCCCTCCACCGCGACGGTTGGCGGGTCTTCGCCACCGTGCGGCGCATCGTTGATATGGCCGCGCTGGAAAATCAGGGCATCGAAACACTGATCATGGACTATACCAAGCCGGAAACCATCGCCGCCCTGGTGGAGACGGTGGCAACGCGCACGGGAGGCCGTATCGACGCGCTCTTCAACAATGGCGCCTATGGCCAGCCGGGAGCGGTGGAAGATCTGCCTGTCGAAGCGCTGCGGGCGCAGTTCGAAACCAATGTCTTTGGCTGGCACGATCTGACACGGCAGGTCATTCCCTTCATGCGTGCCCGCGGCGCAGGCCGGATCGTGCATTGCTCCTCCATTCTCGGCCTCGTCCCCTATCGTTATCGCGGCGCCTATACCGCATCGAAATTCGCGATCGAGGGGCTGGGGGTGACGCTGCGGATGGAACTTCAGGGCAGCGGTATTCACGTGAGCCTGATAGAACCGGGGCCGATCACCTCTAAATTCACGGCGACCGCGCTTGCCCATATCAAGGGGAATATTGATCTCGAGAATTCTGCCCATGCGGCGGAATACAAACGGCAGCTGGCGCGGATGGACGGTTCCGGCCCTGTCAGCCGCCACAAGCTTGGCCCCGATGCCGTCTACGCCGTACTGAAACACGCCTTGACCGCACCAAGACCGAAGCCGCATTATCCCGTTACCGTTCCCGCCAAACAGGGGCTCCTGCTGAAACGGCTCTTGCCTGCCGGACTGTTCTATCGTCTGTTGCGCAGGTTCGATTGA
- a CDS encoding twin transmembrane helix small protein: MSGFTTVLALIVMGLVVIVLIRGLFNMLKGQDANRSNKLMQLRLLLQAIAIALIMLTLWLTGGGR, translated from the coding sequence ATGTCCGGCTTCACCACCGTTCTCGCCCTTATTGTCATGGGCCTTGTCGTCATCGTGCTGATACGCGGCCTATTCAACATGCTGAAGGGGCAGGACGCCAACCGTTCCAACAAGCTGATGCAGCTTCGCCTTCTCCTGCAGGCCATCGCGATCGCGCTGATCATGCTCACCCTCTGGCTCACCGGCGGCGGCCGTTGA
- a CDS encoding cob(I)yrinic acid a,c-diamide adenosyltransferase has protein sequence MVKLNKIYTRTGDKGTTALVSGPRRLKHDLRIEAYGTVDETNSAIGVARLHTSGLDKKLDEMLFRIQNDLFDLGADLATPDSGEPLSYEPLRIVESQVTRLENEIDELNATLEPLTSFVLPGGSAAAANLHMARTICRRAERLMVELSVSENEIVSAAALKYANRLSDFLFVAARFANDAGKADILWIPGKNR, from the coding sequence ATGGTGAAGCTGAACAAAATCTACACCCGCACCGGCGACAAGGGCACGACGGCGCTGGTGTCCGGCCCGCGGCGCCTGAAGCACGATCTTCGCATCGAGGCCTATGGCACGGTGGACGAGACGAATTCGGCCATCGGCGTGGCGCGGCTTCACACAAGTGGCCTTGATAAGAAGCTGGATGAGATGCTGTTTCGCATCCAGAACGACCTCTTCGATCTGGGCGCCGATCTCGCCACGCCGGATAGCGGCGAACCACTCTCCTATGAACCGCTGCGTATCGTTGAAAGCCAGGTGACCCGGCTGGAAAACGAAATCGACGAACTCAACGCCACACTCGAACCGCTGACCTCTTTCGTGCTGCCGGGCGGCAGCGCCGCGGCGGCCAATCTGCACATGGCGCGCACCATCTGCCGCCGGGCGGAACGGCTGATGGTGGAACTTTCGGTCTCCGAAAACGAGATCGTGAGCGCGGCTGCCCTGAAATATGCCAACCGCCTGTCTGACTTCCTGTTCGTCGCCGCCCGTTTTGCCAATGATGCGGGCAAGGCCGACATATTGTGGATTCCCGGCAAGAACCGCTAA
- a CDS encoding rhomboid family intramembrane serine protease: protein MFIPLHDANSLKHIRLQYVTIGLIVVNVLVWLFTGVLASDTQANAAALGLGFIPAVVFDYAYLEPALQVVPDDVTVITYAFLHLDFWHLAGNMLFLWVFGDNVEDALGHFRFLIFYIACAIAGALLHGFVAPTSEGPLIGASGAVSGVVAAYFLLHPKVRVWVLVFMRIPLPLPAFIPLALWIGQQFLMLALGLEENVSWGAHVGGIVAGAIMVIFMRRPDVPLFDRTIVPPKAAQFKNPSQTAGLSQIERGYDGS from the coding sequence ATGTTCATACCGCTGCACGATGCGAATTCCCTCAAACACATCCGGCTGCAATATGTCACGATCGGCCTGATTGTGGTGAATGTGCTGGTCTGGTTGTTTACCGGTGTGCTTGCCAGCGACACGCAGGCCAATGCCGCCGCACTCGGCCTCGGCTTTATTCCTGCGGTGGTTTTCGATTACGCCTATCTCGAGCCGGCCCTGCAGGTGGTGCCAGACGATGTGACAGTGATCACCTACGCGTTTCTGCATCTGGATTTCTGGCATCTGGCCGGCAACATGCTGTTTCTCTGGGTTTTCGGTGACAATGTCGAAGATGCGCTCGGCCATTTCCGTTTCCTGATCTTTTACATCGCCTGCGCCATTGCCGGTGCGCTGTTACACGGTTTTGTCGCTCCCACTTCGGAAGGGCCGCTGATCGGCGCATCCGGTGCGGTTTCCGGCGTCGTCGCGGCCTATTTCCTGCTGCACCCAAAGGTGCGTGTCTGGGTGCTGGTCTTCATGCGCATTCCGCTTCCTCTGCCCGCCTTCATTCCGCTGGCGCTGTGGATCGGCCAGCAGTTTCTGATGCTGGCGCTCGGGCTGGAAGAGAACGTATCCTGGGGCGCGCATGTCGGTGGCATAGTAGCCGGCGCAATCATGGTGATTTTCATGCGCAGGCCCGATGTTCCGCTGTTTGACCGCACCATTGTTCCGCCCAAGGCGGCGCAGTTCAAGAATCCGTCGCAAACGGCAGGGTTGTCGCAAATCGAACGGGGCTATGACGGGAGCTGA
- a CDS encoding electron transfer flavoprotein subunit beta/FixA family protein, with protein sequence MKILVPVKRVVDYNVKIRVKSDGSGVELANVKMSMNPFDEISVEEALRLKEAGKAEEVVVVSIGPAKAEETLRTALAMGADRAILIETDETVEPLAVAKLLKGVAEAEQPGLVIVGKQAIDDDSNQTGQMLAALLGWGQGTFASKVEPSDGKVAVTREVDGGLQTVELKLPAVVTTDLRLNEPRYASLPNIMKAKKKPLDKKAPADFGVDVSPRLKVLKTEEPAGRKAGIKVGSVAELVEKLKADGVL encoded by the coding sequence ATGAAGATCCTTGTCCCCGTCAAACGAGTCGTCGATTACAACGTGAAGATCCGCGTGAAATCGGACGGTTCTGGCGTTGAGCTTGCCAATGTGAAGATGTCGATGAACCCGTTCGACGAAATCTCCGTGGAAGAGGCGCTGCGCCTGAAGGAAGCCGGCAAGGCCGAAGAGGTTGTGGTGGTCTCCATTGGCCCGGCCAAGGCGGAAGAAACGCTGCGCACCGCGCTCGCCATGGGCGCCGACCGCGCCATCCTGATCGAGACCGACGAGACGGTCGAGCCGCTGGCCGTCGCCAAGCTTCTGAAGGGCGTGGCGGAAGCCGAACAGCCCGGCCTCGTCATCGTCGGCAAGCAGGCGATCGACGACGATTCGAACCAGACCGGCCAGATGCTGGCAGCATTGCTCGGCTGGGGCCAGGGCACCTTCGCCTCCAAGGTCGAGCCTTCCGACGGCAAGGTCGCAGTCACCCGTGAAGTCGATGGCGGTTTGCAGACCGTTGAGCTGAAGCTCCCCGCCGTCGTCACCACCGATCTTCGTCTCAATGAGCCGCGTTATGCTTCGCTGCCGAACATCATGAAGGCGAAGAAGAAGCCGCTCGACAAAAAGGCTCCGGCCGATTTCGGTGTCGATGTTTCGCCGCGCCTGAAGGTATTGAAGACCGAGGAGCCGGCAGGCCGCAAGGCTGGCATCAAGGTCGGTTCGGTTGCCGAGCTGGTCGAAAAGCTCAAAGCCGACGGCGTCCTCTAA
- a CDS encoding electron transfer flavoprotein subunit alpha/FixB family protein: MAILLLAEHDNATLSDLTGKTLTAATQIGGDVHILVAGSGAKGAADAAAKLSGVSKVLLADDASYANALAEPLAALIVSLAPSYDVIIAPATASAKNVTPRVAALLDVAQVSEIIEVVSPDTFKRPIYAGNAIQTVQATDAKKVITVRPTAFAAAAEGGSAAVETIGAAANPGLSSFVSDALASSDRPELTSAKIIISGGRALGSSEKFKEVILPVADKLGAAVGASRAAVDAGYAPNDWQVGQTGKVVAPQLYIAAGISGAIQHLAGMKDSKVIVAINKDEEAPIFQVADYGLVADLFVALPELEKAL; encoded by the coding sequence ATGGCCATTCTTCTTCTGGCAGAACACGACAACGCAACCCTTTCCGACCTGACGGGCAAGACGCTGACAGCGGCAACCCAGATCGGCGGCGACGTCCACATTCTGGTTGCCGGTTCCGGTGCCAAGGGTGCCGCCGACGCTGCCGCGAAACTCTCCGGCGTTTCCAAGGTGCTGCTCGCCGACGACGCATCCTATGCCAATGCGCTCGCCGAGCCGCTGGCGGCGCTGATCGTCTCGCTTGCCCCTTCTTATGACGTCATCATCGCGCCGGCGACCGCCTCCGCCAAGAACGTCACGCCGCGCGTTGCGGCCCTCCTCGACGTGGCCCAGGTCTCGGAAATCATCGAGGTCGTCAGCCCTGATACCTTCAAGCGCCCGATCTATGCCGGCAACGCCATCCAGACGGTGCAGGCGACCGATGCGAAGAAGGTGATCACCGTGCGTCCGACCGCCTTTGCGGCCGCAGCCGAAGGCGGCTCGGCAGCAGTTGAAACCATTGGCGCTGCCGCAAACCCCGGCCTTTCCAGCTTCGTTTCCGACGCGCTGGCCTCGTCCGACCGTCCGGAACTGACATCGGCCAAGATCATCATCTCGGGCGGCCGTGCACTCGGTTCGTCGGAAAAGTTCAAGGAAGTCATCCTTCCCGTCGCCGACAAGCTGGGTGCAGCCGTCGGCGCCAGCCGTGCGGCCGTCGATGCGGGCTATGCGCCGAACGACTGGCAGGTTGGCCAGACCGGCAAGGTGGTTGCGCCGCAGCTTTACATCGCCGCCGGTATTTCCGGCGCCATCCAGCACCTGGCCGGCATGAAGGACTCGAAGGTCATCGTCGCCATCAACAAGGACGAGGAGGCGCCGATCTTCCAGGTCGCCGATTATGGCCTCGTCGCAGATCTGTTCGTGGCGCTGCCGGAACTCGAAAAGGCGCTGTGA
- a CDS encoding 3-hydroxybutyryl-CoA dehydrogenase — protein sequence MTAPFKNIGVIGAGQMGCGIAHVSALAGYKVHIYDLSKDGIEAGLATINGNLARQVTNGKLSDDARKEALALISGSTDINDLAPMDLVIEAATENEEIKRKIYAQVCPVLKPEALLATNTSSLSITRLASATDRPEQFMGIHFMNPVPVMKLVELVRGIATNEKTFDAAKDYVRTLEKAITVAEDFPAFIVNRILLPMINEAIYTLYEGVGSVEAIDTAMRLGANHPMGPLQLADFIGLDTCLSIMQVLHDGLSDSKYRPCPLLVKYVEAGWLGRKSGRGFYDYRGETPVPTR from the coding sequence ATGACCGCCCCCTTTAAGAATATCGGTGTCATCGGAGCCGGTCAGATGGGTTGCGGCATCGCGCATGTTTCCGCCTTGGCGGGTTACAAGGTTCATATTTACGACCTTTCCAAGGACGGCATTGAAGCCGGTCTTGCCACGATCAATGGCAACCTCGCCCGCCAGGTTACCAACGGCAAACTTTCGGACGACGCCCGAAAAGAGGCGCTGGCGCTCATCAGCGGCTCGACGGATATCAACGACCTCGCACCGATGGATCTCGTCATCGAGGCGGCAACCGAAAACGAAGAGATCAAGCGCAAGATTTATGCGCAGGTCTGCCCCGTGCTGAAGCCCGAGGCGCTTTTGGCCACCAACACCTCGTCCCTCTCCATTACCCGCCTTGCATCCGCCACCGATCGCCCCGAACAATTCATGGGCATCCACTTCATGAATCCGGTGCCGGTGATGAAGCTGGTGGAACTGGTGCGCGGCATCGCCACCAATGAAAAGACCTTCGACGCGGCCAAGGATTATGTGCGGACGCTGGAAAAGGCGATCACCGTCGCCGAGGATTTCCCGGCCTTCATCGTCAACCGTATCCTGCTGCCGATGATCAACGAGGCGATCTATACGCTTTATGAGGGCGTCGGCTCGGTGGAGGCCATCGATACCGCCATGCGGCTCGGTGCCAACCACCCGATGGGACCGTTGCAGCTTGCCGATTTCATCGGTCTCGACACCTGTTTGTCGATCATGCAGGTGCTGCATGACGGCCTCTCCGACAGCAAATATCGCCCCTGCCCGCTGCTGGTCAAATATGTCGAGGCAGGCTGGCTCGGCCGCAAATCCGGCCGCGGCTTCTACGACTATCGCGGCGAGACGCCGGTTCCGACGCGCTAA
- a CDS encoding TlpA family protein disulfide reductase, whose translation MTEKRPFRLPSAKLVAIAAVAGVLSGAGAVWFRHIGSESPVQGAAVTDAGLCEGAANRIASLKPFLKGQVAAMSGTDRPRVIPISFKGPEAQEMTLADLKGKTVLLNLWATWCVPCREEMPALNALEHEKGGNDFEVVAVNIDIGADEKPKAFMDEYKIDALKLYRDSSMGVFNTLKKEGLAFGLPATMLLDENGCLLAAMNGPAAWDSEDAKALVSAMKAK comes from the coding sequence ATGACAGAAAAAAGGCCGTTCAGGCTTCCTTCCGCCAAGTTGGTTGCAATTGCTGCCGTTGCCGGTGTCTTAAGCGGCGCGGGCGCGGTCTGGTTCAGGCATATTGGGTCTGAGAGCCCGGTTCAAGGGGCAGCGGTGACTGACGCCGGTTTATGTGAGGGCGCGGCAAACCGCATTGCCTCGCTGAAGCCGTTTCTGAAAGGGCAGGTTGCGGCCATGTCGGGCACAGACAGGCCGCGCGTCATACCGATTTCCTTCAAGGGGCCGGAGGCACAGGAGATGACGCTTGCCGATCTCAAGGGCAAGACGGTTCTGCTCAACCTCTGGGCCACATGGTGCGTACCCTGCCGGGAAGAGATGCCGGCGCTGAACGCTCTGGAACATGAAAAGGGCGGCAATGATTTCGAGGTGGTGGCCGTCAATATCGACATTGGCGCGGACGAAAAGCCGAAGGCCTTCATGGACGAATACAAGATCGACGCGCTGAAGCTCTACCGCGACAGTTCCATGGGCGTCTTCAATACGCTGAAAAAAGAAGGCCTCGCTTTCGGCCTGCCCGCGACCATGCTTCTGGACGAAAACGGCTGTCTGCTTGCCGCCATGAATGGCCCGGCCGCCTGGGACAGTGAAGATGCCAAGGCGCTGGTGTCGGCAATGAAGGCCAAATAA
- the argH gene encoding argininosuccinate lyase produces the protein MADGTDQKSSNQMWGGRFASGPSAIMEEINASIGFDKKLYAQDIRGSMAHAAMLAEKGIISQEDKDKITHGLNTILSEIEAGTFEFSRKLEDIHMNIEARLATLIGTAAGRLHTARSRNDQVALDFRLWVKEELQKTEGMLTALIAAFLDRAEENADTVMPGFTHLQTAQPVTFGHHCMAYVEMFGRDRARVRHAIEHLDESPIGAAALAGTGYPIDRHMTAKALGFREPTRNSIDTVSDRDFALEFLSIASICATHLSRLAEEIVIWSTPQFGFIRLSDAFSTGSSIMPQKKNPDAAELVRAKTGRINGSLIALLTVMKGLPLAYSKDMQEDKEQVFDAAESLELAIAAMTGMIRDLEVRKDRMRAAAGSGYSTATDLADWLVREAGLPFRDAHHVTGNAVALAEKKGCDLADLSLEELQAIHPGITKGVFDVLSVEASVASRTSFGGTAPSEVKKQIAWWRGRN, from the coding sequence ATGGCTGACGGCACAGATCAGAAATCCTCCAACCAGATGTGGGGCGGGCGTTTCGCTTCCGGGCCGTCTGCCATCATGGAAGAGATAAATGCCTCCATCGGCTTCGACAAGAAGCTTTACGCCCAGGACATCCGCGGCTCTATGGCGCATGCCGCCATGCTGGCGGAAAAAGGCATTATTTCGCAGGAAGATAAAGACAAGATCACTCACGGCCTGAACACGATCCTGTCAGAGATCGAAGCCGGCACCTTCGAATTCTCGCGCAAGCTCGAAGACATTCACATGAACATCGAGGCGCGGCTTGCAACCCTCATCGGCACGGCCGCCGGCCGCCTGCACACCGCCCGCTCGCGCAACGACCAGGTGGCGCTCGATTTCCGCCTGTGGGTCAAGGAAGAACTGCAGAAGACCGAGGGTATGCTGACGGCCCTCATCGCCGCCTTCCTCGACCGCGCCGAAGAAAATGCCGATACCGTGATGCCGGGCTTCACCCATCTGCAGACGGCGCAGCCGGTGACCTTCGGCCATCATTGCATGGCCTATGTGGAAATGTTCGGCCGTGACCGCGCCCGCGTGCGCCACGCCATCGAGCATCTGGATGAAAGCCCGATCGGCGCAGCCGCACTCGCCGGCACCGGTTATCCCATCGACCGCCATATGACGGCCAAGGCGCTCGGTTTCCGCGAACCGACCCGCAACTCCATCGACACTGTCTCCGACCGCGATTTCGCGCTGGAATTCCTGTCGATCGCTTCCATCTGCGCCACGCATCTGTCGCGCCTCGCCGAAGAAATCGTCATCTGGTCGACGCCGCAATTCGGGTTCATCCGCCTCTCGGATGCCTTTTCCACCGGCTCATCGATCATGCCGCAGAAGAAGAACCCTGATGCCGCCGAGCTGGTGCGCGCCAAGACCGGCCGCATCAACGGCTCGCTGATCGCTCTTCTGACGGTCATGAAGGGCCTGCCGCTCGCCTATTCCAAGGACATGCAGGAAGACAAGGAACAGGTTTTCGACGCCGCCGAGAGCCTGGAACTGGCGATTGCCGCCATGACCGGCATGATCCGCGACCTTGAAGTGCGCAAGGACCGCATGCGCGCCGCCGCCGGTTCGGGTTATTCCACCGCCACCGATCTCGCCGACTGGCTGGTGCGCGAAGCGGGCCTGCCCTTCCGCGATGCCCACCATGTGACCGGCAATGCCGTGGCGCTGGCGGAGAAGAAGGGCTGCGACCTCGCCGATCTTTCGCTTGAGGAATTGCAGGCCATCCACCCCGGCATCACCAAGGGTGTTTTCGACGTTCTTTCGGTGGAAGCATCGGTTGCCAGCCGCACCAGCTTCGGCGGCACCGCACCTTCGGAGGTGAAGAAGCAGATCGCCTGGTGGCGCGGACGTAACTGA